A stretch of the Limnothrix sp. FACHB-406 genome encodes the following:
- a CDS encoding anti-sigma regulatory factor translates to MNPSVNQTIRLRIASDLAVLDRVLNWFDTLDRPHVPRTVWLQCLSVLAEVFTNAVRHAHRQHPCDTPIELEAELTATALTLRLWDHGEPFDLRQAVLERGQTPEPPETLDIEQLSGGGRGLTILNRVADRLSYDPQPDGRNLLEFVKYFEPVLPIAD, encoded by the coding sequence TTGAATCCCAGCGTAAACCAAACGATTCGACTTCGCATTGCTAGCGATTTGGCGGTGCTCGATCGCGTTTTGAACTGGTTTGACACGCTCGATCGCCCCCACGTGCCTCGTACTGTGTGGCTCCAATGCCTCTCGGTGCTGGCGGAGGTTTTTACGAATGCGGTGCGCCATGCCCATCGCCAACACCCTTGCGACACCCCGATCGAGCTGGAGGCAGAACTCACGGCCACGGCCTTGACCTTGCGCCTTTGGGATCATGGAGAACCGTTTGACTTGCGACAGGCGGTGTTGGAACGGGGCCAAACTCCCGAACCCCCGGAAACTCTTGATATTGAACAGCTCAGCGGTGGCGGACGGGGCTTAACCATTCTGAATCGGGTAGCCGATCGCCTGAGCTATGATCCCCAGCCGGATGGTCGCAACTTGTTGGAATTTGTGAAATATTTTGAACCGGTGCTCCCGATCGCGGATTGA
- a CDS encoding Uma2 family endonuclease has protein sequence MSIALLPEPAVITADDYLAQEVLAETRNEYRNGVVVPMTGGTPEHNFIAINLITILKFALRGQAYDLALADQRLWIPEPNLYTYPDVMVAKRPIERKPDRTDTVMNPILIAEVLSKSTAAYDRTEKFAAYRTIASLQNYLLIDQYQPHVELYARTGDQQWLFSEYGQLSDRVLLDAVSVELPLADLYEAIEFGGEA, from the coding sequence ATGTCGATCGCCCTATTACCGGAACCTGCAGTCATTACCGCTGATGATTATTTAGCCCAAGAAGTTCTGGCTGAAACTCGAAATGAATATCGTAATGGAGTTGTTGTTCCAATGACAGGGGGTACACCGGAGCATAATTTCATTGCAATTAATTTGATTACAATTCTGAAATTTGCCTTGCGAGGACAAGCCTATGATCTGGCATTGGCAGATCAGCGGCTGTGGATTCCGGAGCCGAATTTATATACCTATCCTGATGTGATGGTGGCAAAGCGACCCATCGAACGAAAGCCCGATCGCACCGATACCGTAATGAATCCGATCCTGATTGCTGAGGTACTTTCCAAATCAACAGCAGCTTACGATCGCACTGAAAAATTCGCCGCCTACCGGACGATCGCAAGCTTGCAAAACTATTTGTTAATTGATCAATATCAGCCCCATGTGGAACTCTATGCCCGAACGGGGGATCAGCAGTGGCTGTTCAGTGAATATGGGCAATTGAGCGATCGGGTGCTGTTGGATGCGGTGTCAGTGGAATTGCCGCTTGCGGATCTGTACGAGGCGATCGAGTTTGGCGGCGAGGCTTGA
- the smc gene encoding chromosome segregation protein SMC, which translates to MYIKQVEITNFKSFGGTTRVPLLPGFTVVSGPNGSGKSNILDALLFALGLSSSKGMRADRLPDLVNQGQMGKGQGKGKRSTVEAAVTVTFDLSEEAALLATVSAEAAEDLPGLRDADGQPLSEWTVTRKLRVTQQGTYTSNYYIGGEPCTLSELHQSLSKLRIYPEGYNVVLQGDVTSIISMNPRERRQIVDELAGVANFDRKIIQTKQTLEEVKEREDRCRILEQELQIQCDRLAKDRTKALKYQQIRQEMQGQQGRLAVVDWLLEQSKVEQLRQSIAQREQDLAQLADRLVAERATVETQAAELERLNQTVKSLGESEQIALQTELATHRAQRDQVQRQQTELTHQQQTQQQTIARLTAEVAEVDRTEAALAATGPELQERLEELQQAHDRAAANLNRARAEAAELAEASQAWVQQQTDLRHQLETIQASIDPQRTERATLQERLKQIETQLAEIATEWERAGDRLNEHDREFQTVDRQTRSLEPQIQTAAEQLAAAEQELQLQQKTRSRLQDEQRQVQRQLDKLEAQTQAQREAQGTFGVQLLLQSDLPGICGLVANLGQVEPRYQVALEIAAGARLGHLVVEDDAVAAAAIEILKRERAGRVTFLPLNKIRGGGGGESAAMARGRAAVAGWLDYAVNLVDFDDRYRNIFEYVFGGTVVFERLDQARSLLGRHRIVTLDGELLETSGAMTGGSMQKSRGGLRFGGGELTEEAKAAAELRDRLRDIDRVLGRCDGAIAQAQLDSQRHTQTLNDLRQARRDAQRQLEQLQAALTATTGQRDRLAQQRDRLTQELTTSQERLAQLDRALPAAERQLANLRQAIAQLEDSPAHSQWSEAQTEIRDRESVLSQLADNLRSAQAQQADQAREVDRLSQQRQQLAQQIAQATDQLTTAGDRFQQLQQTQTELDQAIADLQGQIAALETTLGETKQQRDHQETALNRQRQALQTLEFQRDRLQETQQQQQAELQELENRAEGDRPDLPPDSEPLPSDPAQLAAHREQLDQTIRTLQRRLESLEPVNMLALEEYDQVQGRLNQLSEKLATIEQERTELLLRVENFTTLRQQAFYEAFDAVDRNFQIIFAELSQGDGRLQLDDPENPLESGLNLVAHPKGKPVQRLASMSGGEKSLTALSFIFALQRYRPSPFYAFDEVDMFLDGSNVERLAKMVKQQAAEAQFIVVSLRRPTIEASDRVIGVTQARGAQTQVLGVVL; encoded by the coding sequence TTGTATATCAAGCAAGTTGAAATCACGAACTTCAAATCCTTTGGCGGCACGACGCGAGTTCCCTTGCTGCCCGGATTCACCGTGGTTTCGGGCCCCAACGGCTCCGGCAAATCCAACATTCTCGATGCGCTGCTGTTTGCCCTCGGCCTCTCCTCTTCCAAAGGAATGCGCGCCGATCGCCTGCCTGACTTGGTGAACCAGGGACAAATGGGCAAGGGCCAAGGCAAAGGCAAGCGATCGACCGTGGAAGCTGCCGTTACTGTCACCTTTGATCTGAGCGAAGAAGCCGCCCTGCTGGCCACCGTTTCCGCCGAAGCCGCCGAAGACTTGCCCGGTTTGCGCGATGCCGACGGCCAGCCCCTCAGTGAATGGACTGTTACCCGCAAACTGCGCGTCACCCAACAGGGAACCTACACCTCCAACTACTACATCGGCGGCGAACCCTGCACCCTCAGCGAGTTGCACCAATCCCTCTCGAAGCTGCGGATCTATCCCGAAGGCTACAACGTGGTGCTGCAAGGGGACGTGACTAGCATCATTTCCATGAACCCTCGGGAGCGGCGGCAGATTGTCGATGAGCTGGCGGGGGTGGCCAACTTCGATCGCAAAATTATCCAAACCAAGCAAACCCTCGAAGAGGTGAAGGAGCGCGAAGATCGCTGCCGCATCCTGGAGCAGGAGTTGCAAATTCAGTGCGATCGCCTGGCCAAAGACCGCACCAAGGCTCTGAAATATCAACAAATTCGCCAGGAAATGCAGGGCCAGCAAGGGCGCTTGGCGGTGGTGGATTGGCTGCTGGAACAGTCGAAGGTGGAGCAGTTGCGCCAATCGATCGCCCAGCGGGAACAGGATTTGGCGCAGTTAGCCGATCGCCTGGTGGCGGAACGGGCGACAGTCGAAACCCAGGCGGCGGAACTGGAGCGGCTAAACCAAACCGTGAAATCCCTGGGGGAATCGGAACAAATCGCTCTGCAAACGGAGCTAGCCACCCACCGGGCCCAACGGGATCAGGTGCAACGCCAACAAACGGAGCTGACTCACCAGCAGCAAACCCAACAACAAACGATCGCCCGGTTAACAGCGGAGGTGGCGGAGGTCGATCGCACCGAGGCCGCCTTGGCCGCCACTGGGCCGGAATTGCAAGAGCGCCTGGAGGAATTGCAACAGGCCCACGATCGGGCGGCGGCCAACCTGAACCGGGCCCGGGCTGAGGCGGCAGAGTTGGCGGAAGCGTCCCAGGCTTGGGTGCAACAGCAAACGGACTTGCGCCACCAGTTGGAGACGATCCAAGCGTCGATCGATCCCCAGCGCACGGAGCGGGCCACCTTGCAGGAGCGGCTGAAGCAAATCGAAACCCAGTTGGCGGAAATCGCCACGGAATGGGAGCGGGCGGGCGATCGACTCAATGAGCACGATCGAGAATTCCAAACGGTCGATCGGCAAACCCGCAGCCTGGAACCCCAAATCCAAACGGCCGCCGAGCAGTTGGCCGCCGCCGAGCAGGAGTTGCAGCTCCAACAGAAAACCCGCAGCCGCTTGCAGGACGAGCAGCGACAAGTGCAACGGCAACTGGACAAACTGGAAGCCCAAACCCAGGCCCAACGGGAAGCCCAAGGCACGTTTGGGGTGCAATTGCTGCTGCAAAGTGACTTACCGGGCATTTGCGGCCTGGTGGCCAATTTGGGGCAGGTGGAACCGCGCTATCAGGTGGCCTTGGAGATTGCGGCCGGAGCGCGGCTGGGCCATTTGGTGGTGGAAGATGATGCGGTGGCGGCGGCGGCGATCGAAATCCTGAAACGGGAGCGGGCCGGGCGTGTCACCTTCTTGCCCTTGAACAAAATTCGCGGTGGTGGCGGCGGCGAGTCGGCGGCCATGGCTCGGGGGCGGGCGGCGGTGGCGGGTTGGCTGGATTACGCGGTCAACCTGGTGGATTTTGACGATCGCTACCGGAACATTTTTGAGTATGTGTTTGGCGGGACGGTGGTGTTTGAGCGGTTGGATCAGGCTCGATCGCTCCTGGGTCGCCATCGGATCGTGACGCTGGATGGGGAATTGCTGGAAACCAGCGGAGCGATGACCGGCGGCAGTATGCAAAAGTCCCGGGGCGGCCTGCGGTTTGGCGGTGGCGAACTGACGGAGGAGGCGAAGGCGGCGGCGGAACTGCGCGATCGGCTGCGGGATATCGATCGGGTGTTGGGCCGTTGTGATGGGGCGATCGCCCAGGCTCAATTGGACAGCCAGCGCCACACCCAAACCCTGAACGATTTGCGCCAGGCCCGCCGCGATGCCCAACGGCAACTGGAGCAACTGCAAGCGGCCCTGACGGCCACCACGGGCCAGCGCGATCGCCTGGCCCAACAGCGCGATCGGCTGACCCAGGAACTGACCACCAGCCAGGAACGCTTGGCCCAGCTCGATCGGGCCTTGCCGGCCGCCGAGCGCCAGTTGGCCAACCTGCGCCAGGCGATCGCCCAGCTGGAGGACTCGCCCGCCCACAGCCAATGGAGCGAGGCCCAAACGGAAATCCGCGATCGGGAATCGGTGCTCTCACAATTGGCGGACAATTTGCGATCGGCCCAAGCCCAGCAGGCCGACCAAGCCCGCGAAGTCGATCGCCTCAGCCAACAGCGCCAACAACTGGCGCAACAAATCGCCCAAGCCACAGATCAGCTCACCACAGCGGGCGATCGGTTCCAACAGCTTCAGCAAACCCAAACGGAATTGGATCAAGCGATCGCTGATCTACAAGGGCAAATTGCGGCTTTGGAAACCACCCTTGGCGAAACCAAACAACAGCGAGATCACCAAGAAACAGCTCTGAATCGTCAACGCCAAGCGCTTCAAACCCTGGAATTTCAGCGCGATCGGCTCCAAGAAACCCAACAACAACAGCAAGCGGAATTGCAAGAGTTGGAAAACCGAGCCGAGGGCGATCGGCCCGATCTACCGCCCGACTCGGAACCCCTGCCCAGTGATCCCGCTCAATTGGCCGCCCACCGCGAACAACTGGATCAAACGATTCGCACCTTACAGCGCCGATTGGAAAGTCTGGAGCCGGTGAATATGCTGGCCCTGGAAGAATACGATCAAGTGCAAGGCCGGCTGAATCAACTGAGTGAAAAGCTGGCGACGATCGAGCAGGAGCGCACGGAATTGTTGTTGCGCGTGGAAAATTTCACCACTCTGCGCCAACAGGCATTTTATGAGGCCTTTGATGCGGTCGATCGCAACTTTCAAATCATCTTTGCTGAGCTATCTCAAGGCGACGGCCGCTTGCAACTGGATGATCCCGAAAACCCCTTAGAAAGTGGCCTCAACCTGGTGGCCCACCCCAAGGGCAAACCGGTGCAACGGCTGGCTTCCATGTCCGGCGGCGAAAAATCCTTGACAGCCCTCAGTTTCATTTTTGCCCTTCAGCGCTACCGCCCCTCGCCGTTCTATGCCTTTGACGAGGTGGATATGTTCCTGGATGGATCGAACGTGGAGCGCCTGGCCAAAATGGTGAAACAACAGGCCGCCGAAGCACAGTTCATTGTGGTTAGTTTGCGCCGTCCCACCATTGAAGCGTCCGATCGGGTGATTGGTGTGACCCAAGCCCGAGGCGCACAAACCCAAGTCCTCGGCGTGGTGTTGTAA
- a CDS encoding nucleotidyltransferase: MVTTVNEAFSLFLRDYVNLDPGETQQARNSRNWLLFQIHSFPDKDTSFPRLYSEKAISFGSFARHTKKRPLDDVDVMLALNAEGSVYQDFTNRIEIYVPELACKLRTLCFDGTNKLSSRKVINKFIDLLKQVPQYEKAEIKCNKEAVTLNLKSYPWTFDLVPCFFTQEDTLNRTYYLIPDGHGYWQKTDPRIDRKRVHDINQFHNGNVLNIVRLMKYWNRRPTMPSMSSYLLENMILEFYTIRYKKASEYVDLEVPEVLKYIQKSIFFPINDPKGIQGNINQLNYEEQEKISKRAYSDYLKSLEARAFENEGNHKLSIAKWRQIFGSNFPEYV; the protein is encoded by the coding sequence ATGGTTACAACAGTTAACGAGGCCTTCAGTCTTTTTTTGAGAGATTATGTCAACCTCGATCCGGGAGAAACCCAGCAAGCTAGAAATAGTCGTAATTGGTTGCTATTTCAAATTCATTCATTTCCAGATAAAGACACGAGTTTTCCAAGACTATACTCAGAAAAAGCTATATCTTTTGGTTCTTTTGCTAGACATACTAAAAAAAGACCTTTGGATGATGTTGATGTGATGCTTGCCCTCAACGCTGAAGGTTCAGTCTATCAAGATTTTACGAATAGAATTGAAATTTATGTTCCTGAGTTGGCATGTAAACTCAGAACTCTTTGCTTTGATGGTACAAATAAGCTCAGCTCTCGAAAAGTTATCAACAAGTTCATTGACTTACTCAAGCAAGTTCCACAGTATGAGAAAGCAGAAATAAAATGTAACAAAGAAGCCGTGACTCTTAATTTGAAGAGCTACCCTTGGACATTTGATCTAGTTCCTTGCTTTTTCACCCAAGAAGATACACTTAATAGAACTTATTACCTGATTCCCGACGGTCATGGATATTGGCAGAAAACTGACCCAAGGATTGACCGAAAGAGGGTTCATGATATTAATCAGTTTCACAATGGCAATGTATTAAATATTGTCAGATTAATGAAATATTGGAATAGAAGGCCAACTATGCCATCAATGTCTTCATATTTACTTGAAAACATGATTCTGGAATTCTATACCATACGTTATAAAAAAGCGTCTGAATACGTAGATTTGGAAGTACCAGAAGTGTTGAAATATATACAGAAATCGATCTTTTTCCCAATCAACGATCCGAAAGGAATTCAAGGCAACATCAATCAACTAAACTACGAAGAGCAAGAGAAAATTTCGAAAAGAGCATATTCAGATTATCTGAAATCACTGGAAGCCAGAGCTTTTGAAAATGAAGGTAATCATAAATTATCCATTGCAAAGTGGAGGCAAATTTTTGGTTCAAATTTTCCAGAATATGTTTGA
- a CDS encoding S-4TM family putative pore-forming effector, with product MNNIPQEQNTQRRLDLLAAQRQLYSDAKNLQMISVVMSIPVVFAWSTLVALFPSLAAYSALWGMIATLLELLCFSRLKRTTQDKAAKVQQIFDCEVLQLNWIKLNCGIRVDPETIIDAANRYKQKKHSIAELQNWYSPSVGKLPIYQARIICQRSNIWWDAQLRRRYSKWIIFVLLVLIISVLLIGLVGGLPLEKFLLAVLAPLTPSFVFGLRQYTENNESAARLDQLRENAEILIQEIINGRHTSQDLERESHSLQMQIFDNRRRNPLILDWIYSRLRSEDEEKMNKGAEFLVRELIQNF from the coding sequence ATGAATAATATCCCTCAAGAACAAAATACTCAACGAAGACTAGATTTATTAGCTGCCCAACGCCAGCTATACTCTGATGCCAAAAATTTACAAATGATCAGTGTTGTAATGAGCATTCCAGTAGTATTTGCATGGTCAACTCTGGTTGCTTTGTTTCCTTCACTTGCTGCTTATTCTGCTTTGTGGGGCATGATTGCAACACTCTTAGAACTTCTTTGTTTCTCTCGATTAAAAAGAACTACCCAAGACAAAGCTGCAAAAGTGCAACAAATATTTGATTGTGAGGTTTTGCAACTAAATTGGATAAAATTAAACTGTGGAATTCGCGTTGATCCAGAAACAATTATTGATGCGGCCAATAGATATAAGCAAAAAAAGCATAGTATTGCAGAACTTCAAAATTGGTATTCGCCTAGTGTTGGTAAGTTGCCAATTTACCAAGCACGAATCATCTGCCAAAGGTCAAACATTTGGTGGGATGCTCAATTACGGCGACGCTACTCCAAATGGATAATTTTTGTTTTATTAGTTCTAATAATTTCCGTACTTCTGATTGGCTTAGTTGGAGGATTGCCTCTTGAAAAATTTCTTTTAGCTGTCCTGGCACCACTCACTCCGTCCTTTGTATTTGGATTACGTCAATATACTGAAAATAATGAATCTGCTGCTAGATTGGATCAATTAAGAGAAAATGCAGAGATCCTGATTCAAGAAATTATTAATGGAAGACATACTTCACAAGATCTTGAAAGAGAATCACATAGCCTACAAATGCAAATTTTTGACAATCGTCGGCGTAACCCACTAATCCTAGACTGGATTTATTCACGACTAAGAAGTGAGGATGAAGAAAAAATGAATAAAGGTGCTGAGTTCTTAGTTCGAGAATTAATTCAGAATTTTTAA
- a CDS encoding type II toxin-antitoxin system death-on-curing family toxin → MRFLLVEDIIRIHEQVVARSGGSLGILNQAALESAVAQPQQSFSGIDLYEGLVDKAAALAFFLALNHPFIDGNKRVAYTAMEVFLVLNGYEVVASVDDSESTFLDLAAGRLTRQQLTEWLRQRISPYR, encoded by the coding sequence ATGCGTTTCCTGTTGGTTGAAGATATCATCCGAATTCATGAGCAAGTCGTTGCACGCTCAGGTGGCTCTTTAGGAATTCTGAATCAAGCAGCCCTAGAATCAGCCGTGGCCCAACCTCAACAGTCCTTTTCAGGCATTGATTTGTATGAGGGATTGGTCGATAAGGCGGCTGCTTTAGCATTTTTTCTGGCACTGAATCATCCATTTATTGATGGCAATAAGCGAGTTGCCTACACAGCCATGGAAGTTTTCCTGGTGCTTAATGGTTATGAGGTGGTTGCGTCAGTTGATGATTCAGAGTCAACCTTTCTCGATTTAGCTGCTGGTAGGCTAACCCGACAACAGCTTACAGAATGGCTCAGGCAGCGAATTTCTCCCTATAGATAA